The DNA window CATGTGCAAACTCTTTATCAATAAGCTCTCCATTATAAACAGAATAATCAATAACACCAAGTGAGGATAGGTCATGAAAAGCAACTTTAACCCCTAACTCCTCTTCTATTTCTCTTACACCATCGTGCACAGTTTCTTTAGCCAATAAATGACCGGCAGCGGTAATATCTAACAACCCAGGATAGTCTTTTTTGGAATCACTACGCATCTGAAGATAAACAAAATCTCTTCCCCCTTCACTACTAATAAACCAACAGTGAAACGTTTCATGCCAATGTCCCAATCTATGCACTTCTTCTCTTGAAGCAACACCTATAGGATTTTTCTCTCTATCGAATATTTTAAGTTGTTCCGTTTCCACTATTGTTTAGCCGCCTTAAATATTAACTCAAATGATTTTAATCTTTCTTGATGGTTATATAATGGTGAGTTAATCATTATTTCATTTACTTGTGTAGTAGCAAGGAAATCTTCTAGCTTGGATTTCACAGTTTCTGGAGAACCTACAATTCGTGCTCTTAAAGACTTGTTTACCATCATCTCTTCTTGCGCTGTCCAGAGTTCTCCCATATTTGCTGGAGGTTGAATTTTTCCTCTCTTCCCTCGAATGATTCCTAAAAACTGTTGCAATAACGAGGTAGCAAGAAATTCAGCTTTTTCATCTGTTTCTGCAGCAATTATATTCAAACTTGCAATCACATAAGGCTCCTGTAAATGCTTAGATGGCTTGAAATATGAACGATAGAGATGCAATGCTTCCTCTAAGTAATCTGGTGAAAAGTGACTTGCAAAGGAGTATGGTAAACCCATCATACCGGCTAGCTTCGCACTAAAATTACTTGAACCAAGTAACCAAATTGGTACTTCTAATCCTTGTCCTGGTACAGCAATAATTGGTCGACTAGAGTTCTCTTCAATAGACTCAAAATATGATTGCAATTCCTGCACAAGTTCTGGGAAATTATCCGCTGCACTAAAATCTCTACGTAAAGCACGAGCAGTCAGCATATCTGTTCCAGGCGCTCTTCCTAACCCAAGATCAATTCTCCCTGGATAAATGGATTCCAATGTACCAAACTGTTCCGCGATTACTAAAGGGGAATGGTTTGGAAGCATCACGCCTCCTGCTCCAATGCGTATCGTACTCGTTCCACTCGCTAAATATCCAATTAAAACAGAAGTAGCTGAACTTGCAACACCTGGCATATTATGATGTTCGGCTACCCAGTATCGTTTATATCCTAACTTTTCTGCATGTTGAGCGAGACTCATACTATTTTGAAACGCATCACGGACAGTCGAGCCTTCCGCTACAGCAGATAAATCTAATACCGACAAAGGAATAGTATCTAATGATTTTGGTTGTTTCATTCTAATTGCTCCTCCAATCGTTCTATAAATCTATATCGTTTAAATTCATTATACTATTTAGTATTTTAGATAACTGCTTTGGAGCTTTACATACATATTACAGGTGCCTGGCACCAAAACAAACGTGAAAAACGTGAATGTTAAAACATTCACGTCAGACTGTAGACAAACTCATTTTTGGTGCATAGAGTTGTATATTAAATTCGGCAAGGACCACCACTTCGCTTTCCGTGGGCTTGGCTTCAGCCTCCTCGTCACTTCGTTCCTGCGGGGTCTTCTGCTCAAGCTGTTCCCACAGGAGTCTTCGTGGTGGTCCTTGCCTTATCTTATAGATATCCACTATCTTTAATTTTAATTAGATAAAGTAACCTCTTTAGGAGTTAAAACATTCACGTTTTTTTGGTTTCACATGCAATTTAGAGTCCTATGATAAGTTCTACAATATGAATGACGTTCATACTGCCTATTTTAATAAAAGCATACTAGGATTACAAAATTCATATGTTTCTATGATGAGAAGTTTAAAATAATAGACGGGTGGTTATTGTCATTAGAAAATTGTTTATCATCATATGCTCTGCTTTATTTATGTCTATTATTAGTACAACTACTAGTCAAGCAGCAACAATTTCAGTAGCTCATCATGTTGGACTCCATGATCGTTTGCTAGATTTTAGTGATGTCAGAGTCATAGATAGAGATACGAAGGTTCCGCTTGAAGAAATCTCCAAGTTTTTATATATCCCTATTGAAACAGAAAATGGAATCACATACCTTCGGAAACGTGGAATGGTAATTAGTTATGATGAAGTCTCGAATATAACGTCTAAAGACGACAATCCACTCAATTGGTCCCCTATTGTTAAAGTGGACGGTAAACTTTTTATTAGTGTTAAATACATCGCACGTGAAATGGGTTTCCAAGTAGAATACTTTCAGAAACAGAAAACACAGCGTATTTACAGAGATGACTACGAGCATATGTCTCATGAAGAATACGAAACTTATATAAACAAGATCTTGAATGCTAAACAAACATCAGCACAACCGGCAGAACCAGAAGGACAATCAAAAGCAACTATTTACTTAACGTTTGACGACGGACCAAATAAATTTACTGCTATAAACAACTCCACATTAAAAAAATATAACACCCTAGCAACTTTCTTCTTTCTAGGAAATAATATGAAAAACAACTCATCTATAATCAATTCAGTCGTTAATGATGGACACTACATTGGTACACATAGTATGACACATGACAAAAATAAAATTTACTTATCATCCAAATCCTTCATTAATGAGATAAATGAAGGAACGAAACTTGTTAAAGAAATGACTGGTAATGATGCAAAACTCGTCCGAACTCCATATGGAAGCATACCACATATTACATCCGCTATGAAGAATGAGCTGATCAAAAATGGCTATAAACTATGGGATTGGGACGTTGATTCAAACGATTGGAAATACACCGACAAACAAGCTGACCAGATCGTCAAAAACGTGAAAGTTGGAGTAGAAAAAGCATACAAATCAGGAGACAGAGACATCATCGTCCTATTGCATGATCGAAGCCAAACAACAAAAGCTCTTCCACAAATAATCGAGTGGTTACAAAAAGAAGGCTATTCGCTCAAAACATACACACCAGAACATCACATCGTCCAAAACTTCCTACGTGACACATCCCTTTAACCAATTGTTACAGGAGTATTTCTGGTGCCTGGCACCAGAAATACTCCTGTAACAAAAAACGTGATTCACTATCATGTGAATCACTTCTTTTTACTTTTATAGAGAATCTATTTTCTACATTAATCTTTTTTCAATTGTTCAAGCAATCGTCGCACTTTATCTTTTTGGTCCATCGTTTCATCTTCGAGTAGCTCGACTTTATATGTATCATTCCATCCAGAGATGCGCACGATGTCCCCTTCTTTTAAGTTTTCAGTTAGCTTCGAGCAATGAATAAGTAGGTTTTCTGTTTCATTTGGATATTTTAGGAATACTGCTGAGTCACCTTCAAATCGATCTAGTGTGTATTTATTCCACTTCACTAACGATCTCACCTTTCTCGTTTACTAATCTCGCTGGGTCTCCATCATTTCTCCACATTTGTCCTTTGTTCCATTTAATATAACCTTGTCCCTCTTTTGCATGCTGACCACTCGTGAT is part of the Psychrobacillus sp. FSL H8-0483 genome and encodes:
- a CDS encoding NUDIX domain-containing protein, whose product is METEQLKIFDREKNPIGVASREEVHRLGHWHETFHCWFISSEGGRDFVYLQMRSDSKKDYPGLLDITAAGHLLAKETVHDGVREIEEELGVKVAFHDLSSLGVIDYSVYNGELIDKEFAHVFLYDCSLHFNDFKLQAEEVSGIVRTEYKQFASLWIGETDEIEVEGFYVDNVGNKKNMTRMVTKNHFVPHKSSYYEAIIHGIRTNMKKNQLPL
- a CDS encoding LLM class flavin-dependent oxidoreductase, which produces MKQPKSLDTIPLSVLDLSAVAEGSTVRDAFQNSMSLAQHAEKLGYKRYWVAEHHNMPGVASSATSVLIGYLASGTSTIRIGAGGVMLPNHSPLVIAEQFGTLESIYPGRIDLGLGRAPGTDMLTARALRRDFSAADNFPELVQELQSYFESIEENSSRPIIAVPGQGLEVPIWLLGSSNFSAKLAGMMGLPYSFASHFSPDYLEEALHLYRSYFKPSKHLQEPYVIASLNIIAAETDEKAEFLATSLLQQFLGIIRGKRGKIQPPANMGELWTAQEEMMVNKSLRARIVGSPETVKSKLEDFLATTQVNEIMINSPLYNHQERLKSFELIFKAAKQ
- a CDS encoding polysaccharide deacetylase family protein — protein: MVIVIRKLFIIICSALFMSIISTTTSQAATISVAHHVGLHDRLLDFSDVRVIDRDTKVPLEEISKFLYIPIETENGITYLRKRGMVISYDEVSNITSKDDNPLNWSPIVKVDGKLFISVKYIAREMGFQVEYFQKQKTQRIYRDDYEHMSHEEYETYINKILNAKQTSAQPAEPEGQSKATIYLTFDDGPNKFTAINNSTLKKYNTLATFFFLGNNMKNNSSIINSVVNDGHYIGTHSMTHDKNKIYLSSKSFINEINEGTKLVKEMTGNDAKLVRTPYGSIPHITSAMKNELIKNGYKLWDWDVDSNDWKYTDKQADQIVKNVKVGVEKAYKSGDRDIIVLLHDRSQTTKALPQIIEWLQKEGYSLKTYTPEHHIVQNFLRDTSL
- a CDS encoding DUF3006 domain-containing protein — its product is MKWNKYTLDRFEGDSAVFLKYPNETENLLIHCSKLTENLKEGDIVRISGWNDTYKVELLEDETMDQKDKVRRLLEQLKKD